A region of Betta splendens chromosome 13, fBetSpl5.4, whole genome shotgun sequence DNA encodes the following proteins:
- the LOC114868040 gene encoding extracellular calcium-sensing receptor-like: MVKSTQGSVYQAGDLVIGGLFPVHVKAPQPDLEFRGLKDSASCEIFHQRAYRWLQAMIFAVEEINNNTNFLPNFTLGYLVSDTCLAERTTLLATMSMVTGQEANLSALECGSVPTVPVVVGDPRSSASIIVANTIGVFNIPMVSYLASCGCLSDKTRYPLFFRTMPSDAAEARAMAELLRLMGWTWVGLVSADDDFGRFGIQMLMDALRGTEDYAKMTMQKIVDTIRTSTATVVVAFIIDLDAKALFDEVVEQNVTDKQWVANDAWITYSVLSVPRYVPSLAGTLGFALRRADIPGLGSFLARLNPSSSNSDPFVKELWESLFGCSFSARLGMKVCSGSEVIGIGESLYSDVSQLRITYNVYKAVYAIANAVREMLACEPGKGPFLECRCPDVWSLQPVEIAHYLKKVNFSTPLKERMHFDRNGDPPASYDIINWHVAAQGAGEFVTVGHFLSDCFHINMEAVLWGGGSGKEVPVSVCSSPCPAGTRRAVQRSRPVCCFDCLPCADGDISNQTGLLECIRCPERFWSNPTHTVCVPQQVDFLSYSDTMGIILSLVSALGTALTAATFATFLYYRHTPLVRANNSEVSFMLLVSLKLCFLCALAFIGQPVAWSCMLRHTLFGISFVLCISCLLSRTVVVLVAFRSTLPGETLMRYVGPAQQRLGISICTLVQVLICALWLTLAPPQPAERNTMGTWGPKIILECAMGSVVAFSLVLGYMGLLACLCLLLAFPARTLPDNFNEAKLITFSMLIFCSVWVTFVPAYISSPGKYTVAVEIFAILASSYGLLFCIFAPKCFIIFMRPEKNTKKHLMAR; this comes from the exons ATGGTAAAGTCCACCCAAGGAAGTGTTTATCAAGCAGGGGACTTAGTGATCGGAGGTCTGTTCCCTGTTCACGTGAAGGCACCTCAGCCTGACCTGGAATTTCGAGGTCTAAAGGATAGTGCTTCTTGTGAAAT TTTCCACCAGAGAGCTTACCGTTGGCTTCAGGCTATGATCTTTGCTGTGGAGGAAATTAATAACAACACAAACTTTCTACCCAACTTCACCCTTGGATATCTGGTGTCTGACACGTGTTTAGCTGAGCGCACCACGCTGTTAGCCACCATGTCTATGGTAACTGGACAGGAAGCCAATCTGTCTGCTTTAGAATGTGGATCTGTGCCCACGgtgcctgttgttgttggtgatCCGCGGAGCTCAGCCTCCATTATTGTGGCAAACACTATTGGGGTGTTCAATATACCCATG GTAAGCTACTTAGCCTCCTGTGGGTGTCTGAGTGATAAGACGAGGTATCCCCTGTTCTTCCGCACGATGCCCAGCGATGCTGCCGAAGCGAGGGCCATGGCTGAGCTGCTGCGCCTGATGGGGTGGACGTGGGTGGGGCTGGTTTCTGCAGATGACGATTTTGGCAGATTCGGGATTCAGATGTTAATGGACGCACTCAGAGGAACGGAA GACTATGCGAAGATGACAATGCAAAAGATTGTTGACACTATCAGAacatccacagccacagtggTGGTAGCATTCATTATAGATCTGGATGCAAAG GCCTTGTTTGATGAAGTTGTTGAACAGAATGTGACAGATAAACAGTGGGTTGCTAATGACGCCTGGATTACATACAGCGTCCTCTCAGTCCCTCGTTACGTTCCCTCGTTGGCTGGGACTCTAGGATTTGCTCTTCGAAGGGCAGATATTCCTGGACTGGGATCCTTTCTGGCTCGTCTTAATCCCAGTTCATCCAACTCAGACCCTTTTGTGAAGGAACTCTGGGAATCACTGTTTGGATGCTCTTTTAGTGCTAGACTGGGAATGAAAGTGTGCTCAGGCTCAGAGGTCATAG GCATTGGGGAGAGTTTATACTCAGATGTGTCTCAACTAAGAATCACCTATAATGTCTACAAGGCTGTGTATGCTATCGCTAATGCAGTTAGAGAGATGCTGGCCTGTGAACCTGGAAAAGGTCCCTTCCTGGAATGCCGGTGTCCTGATGTGTGGagtctgcagcctgtggag ATAGCTCACTACCTGAAAAAGGTGAACTTCTCAACACCTCTGAAGGAAAGGATGCACTTCGACAGGAACGGAGACCCGCCTGCTTCGTATGACATCATTAACTGGCACGTGGCAGCTCAGGGAGCAGGAGAGTTTGTCACTGTGGGACATTTTCTGTCTGATTGTTTTCACATCAACATGGAGGCAGTGTTgtggggaggaggcagcggaaaAGAG gtgcctgtgtctgtgtgcagcagccCTTGTCCCGCTGGAACACGCAGAGCTGTGCAGAGAAGCAGACCTGTGTGCTGCTTTGACTGCCTGCCTTGTGCCGACGGAGACATTAGCAACCAAACCG gTTTGTTGGAGTGCATTCGGTGTCCTGAGCGGTTCTGGTCCAACCCAACCCACACAGTCTGTGTTCCCCAGCAGGTGGATTTCCTTTCTTACAGTGACACCATGGGAATCATCctttctctggtctcagctcttgGGACAGCACTGACAGCTGCCACATTTGCCACCTTTCTTTACTACCGACACACACCTTTG GTGCGAGCCAACAACTCCGAGGTGAGCTTCATGCTCCTGGTGTCGCTCAAGCTGTGCTTCCTCTGTGCGCTGGCTTTCATTGGACAGCCAGTAGCCTGGTCCTGTATGCTGAGGCACACACTGTTTGGAATcagctttgtgttgtgtatCTCCTGTCTGCTGAGTCGCACTGTGGTCGTCCTGGTGGCCTTTCGTTCCACGCTGCCTGGGGAAACACTAATGCGTTACGTTGGTCCTGCTCAGCAGAGACTTGGTATCTCCATCTGCACCCTGGTACAG GTGCTGATCTGTGCTCTGTGGTTGACGCtggctcctcctcagcctgcagAAAGAAACACTATGGGCACGTGGGGACCGAAGATCATCCTTGAATGTGCCATGGGATCAGTGGTGGCGTTTTCACTTGTTCTGGGTTACATGGGCCTACTGgcctgtctctgcctcctcctggccTTCCCAGCAAGGACACTTCCCGACAACTTCAATGAGGCCAAGCTGATCACCTTCAGCATGCTGATTTTCTGTTCCGTCTGGGTGACTTTTGTGCCTGCCTACATCAGCTCTCCTGGGAAGTACACTGTCGCAGTGGAGATCTTTGCGATCCTGGCCTCGAGTTACGGCCTCCTCTTCTGTATCTTTGCCCCaaagtgtttcattattttcatgAGGCCTgagaaaaacaccaaaaaacatCTGATGGCCAGATAG
- the LOC114868395 gene encoding extracellular calcium-sensing receptor-like, whose amino-acid sequence MLWGLLWFGIIPCTCQQSQHCESLPGSESLPVLERKGNITLGGLFSLHDMVVEPSLSFKSAPPPTQCTRFNFRSFRWMQTMIFAIEEINKEGKLLPNITLGYKIYDSCSTPHQALKAVMELMGRENGAHKMNKGTCRGSVAAVVGDGGSTQSLVVARFLGIFYVPQVSYFSSCACLSDKKQFPAFLRTMPSDFFQVHALVQLIKYFGWTWVGVVAGDDAYGRGGASIFADEIVKLSACVALHEIIPKNRAQAVISSVISRIRTSGTRVILVFAVEQDAAVLFDEVLRQGLTGIQWLASEAWSSAAVLSTPKKYHSILHGSMGFAIRQARMPALKDFLLRLHPSSPDAIEDPFLKPFWEEVFQCRLLAEREEGNVGGKPPCSGAEDLANVTNIYTDVSQLRISYNVYKAVHAVARALKSMTSCVQGNGPFSSQACPDMGTIQTWQLLHYIKQVEYSDSYGDEVKFDENGDPAAVYELLNWQLRNGEMEYVTVGKYEQTATPGKQRLQIQQEIIIWNSNQTEVPVSVCSSICPPGTRKAIRPNVSACCHDCVACAAGEVSNQTDATECQRCLPEFWSNNERTLCVPKQVEFLSFNDTMGITLVTISLTGSICTCIVMIIFSHHRSSAIVRANNSELSFLLLFSLTLCFLCSLTFMGRPSEWSCMLRHTAFGITFVLCMSCLLGKTIVVLMAFKTSLPGRNIMKWFGPAQQKTMISLCTLVQVIICTVWLVVAPPTPHRLMPHESSVIVLLCDEGSRTAFTLVLGYIGVLACLCLLLAFMARKLPGNFNEARLITFSMLIFCTVWAAFVPAYLTSPGKYSIVTEVFAILASSYGLLGCIFAPKCYVILLKPEKNTRKHMMTKATADRF is encoded by the exons ATGCTTTGGGGTCTATTATGGTTTGGGATTATTCCTTGCACCTGCCAGCAAAGCCAACATTGCGAATCACTCCCAGGATCAGAGTCTTTGCCTGTGCTGGAGCGAAAGGGGAACATCACCTTGGGTGGACTCTTCTCCCTTCATGACATGGTTGTGGAGCCCAGTCTATCTTTTAAATCTGCGCCTCCACCCACGCAGTGCACCAG ATTTAACTTTCGGTCTTTCCGCTGGATGCAAACGATGATCTTTGCCATTGAAGAAATAAACAAGGAAGGCAAACTCCTTCCTAACATCACACTGGGCTATAAGATCTATGATTCCTGCAGCACACCCCACCAAGCTCTCAAAGCTGTGATGGAGCTAATGGGGCGCGAGAACGGTGCACATAAGATGAATAAAGGCACCTGTCGTGGGTCTGTGGCAGCAGTGGTAGGAGATGGAGGATCCACTCAGTCTCTTGTAGTGGCCCGTTTCCTAGGAATCTTTTATGTGCCACAG GTGAGTTATTTCTCCAGCTGTGCGTGTCTCAGCGATAAAAAACAGTTCCCTGCCTTTTTAAGAACCATGCCAAGCGACTTCTTTCAG gtgcatgCACTAGTACAACTTATCAAGTATTTTGGTTGGACTTGGGTCGGTGTGGTTGCAGGTGATGACGCCTACGGCCGTGGTGGCGCCAGTATCTTTGCTGATGAG ATAGTAAAGCTAAGTGCCTGCGTTGCCCTTCATGAGATTATCCCTAAGAACCGAGCGCAGGCTGTCATTTCATCTGTCATTTCCAGGATTCGAACCTCTGGCACTCGGGTGATTTTAGTGTTTGCTGTGGAacaggatgctgctgtgttgtttgatGAAGTTCTAAG ACAAGGGCTCACTGGGATCCAGTGGCTGGCCAGCGAAGCATGGAGCTCAGCTGCCGTACTCTCGACCCCCAAAAAGTACCACAGCATCCTCCACGGCTCTATGGGGTTTGCCATTCGTCAAGCACGCATGCCAGCGTTGAAAGACTTTCTGCTTCGCTTGCATCCGTCGAGCCCAGATGCCATTGAGGATCCATTTCTAAAACCCTTCTGGGAGGAGGTCTTTCAGTGTCGCCTGCTGGCTGAGCGTGAGGAAGGTAACGTTGGGGGTAAACCTCCGTGCTCTGGAGCAGAAGATTTGGCCAATGTTACAAATATCTATACAGATGTGTCACAGCTGAGGATTTCCTACAACGTCTATAAAGCTGTTCACGCTGTTGCCCGCGCACTTAAATCAATGACAAGCTGTGTGCAGGGAAACGGGCCTTTCTCCTCACAGGCCTGTCCTGATATGGGTACTATACAGACATGGCAG TTACTTCATTACATAAAACAAGTGGAATACTCAGACTCATATGGTGATGAAGTGAAGTTTGATGAGAATGGTGACCCAGCAGCCGTATATGAGCTGCTTAATTGGCAGTTGAGGAATGGAGAGATGGAATATGTCACTGTTGGCAAATATGAGCAGACGGCAACACCTGGAAAGCAAAGACTTCAAATACAGCAGGAGATCATCATATGGAACAGCAACCAAACTGAA GTTCCCGTGTCAGTATGCAGCAGCATTTGTCCCCCTGGAACCCGGAAGGCAATCAGGCCTAacgtctctgcctgctgccATGATTGTGTGGCTTGTGCTGCTGGGGAAGTCAGCAATCAGACTG ATGCCACAGAGTGTCAGCGGTGCCTGCCCGAGTTCTGGTCCAACAATGAGAGGACACTCTGTGTCCCCAAACAGGTGGAGTTCCTCTCCTTCAACGACACCATGGGCATCACGCTGGTGACAATTTCCCTCACTGGCTCCATCTGTACTTGCATTGTCATGATCATATTCTCCCATCACAGAAGCTCTGCTATTGTCAgggccaacaactctgagctgagcttcctgctgctcttctccttaactctttgcttcctgtgttccctgaccttcatgggtcgaccctctgagtggtcctgcatgctgagacacacagcattcGGCATCACCTTTGTTCTCTGTATGTCATGCCTCCTGGGGAAGACTATAGTAGTGCTGATGGCCTTCAAGACTTCTCTGCCAGGCCGTAATATAATGAAATGGTTTGGGCCTGCTCAGCAGAAGACAATGATTTCATTGTGTACACTTGTTCAG GTAATCATTTGCACAGTGTGGCTGGTTGTCGCTCCCCCAACCCCACATCGACTGATGCCACACGAGAGCTCTGTCATCGTTCTCCTGTGTGACGAAGGCTCACGCACGGCCTTCACTCTGGTCCTGGGCTACATCGGCGTGCTGGCCTGCCTTTGCCTCCTTTTGGCCTTCATGGCAAGGAAACTCCCAGGCAACTTCAACGAGGCCAGACTCATCACGTTCAGCATGCTGATTTTTTGCACTGTGTGGGCAGCTTTTGTTCCCGCATACCTCACCTCTCCAGGAAAGTATTCGATAGTCACAGAGGTATTTGCCATCTTGGCTTCTAGTTACGGATTGCTGGGCTGCATTTTTGCACCAAAGTGCTACGTAATCCTACTAAAGCCAGAAAAAAACACTAGGAAACACATGATGACCAAAGCTACCGCTGACAGATTTTAG